The following are from one region of the Paenalkalicoccus suaedae genome:
- the ymfI gene encoding elongation factor P 5-aminopentanone reductase yields MENKWAFVSGATGGIGSACAEVLAKDGYHLILHYHQNSTKALKLKQKLTETYSVKCELFQADFADPDQVSKSFASYDFNVNVFLHCAGVSKPTLFQHIKVQSFEEELAIAVTTPMLLLQHLTSNFLRDQKGSIILISSIWGEVGAAMEVSYSTAKAAQLGFVKSLAKELAPSNIRVNAVSPGAIDTEMLAIYDEADKESIKEEIPLGRLGLAHEVANVVSFLASDKASYMTGQVVSVNGGWN; encoded by the coding sequence GTGGAGAATAAATGGGCATTTGTGTCAGGCGCAACCGGAGGCATCGGTAGCGCCTGCGCAGAGGTGTTAGCAAAAGATGGCTATCACCTTATTCTTCATTACCATCAAAATAGTACGAAGGCACTAAAGCTAAAGCAAAAGCTAACAGAGACGTATTCAGTCAAATGTGAGCTTTTTCAAGCTGATTTTGCTGATCCAGATCAAGTTAGCAAAAGCTTTGCTAGCTATGACTTTAATGTGAATGTGTTTTTACACTGTGCTGGTGTATCTAAACCTACGTTATTTCAACATATTAAGGTGCAGAGCTTTGAGGAGGAGTTAGCGATTGCTGTCACGACTCCTATGCTCTTACTACAACACCTGACTTCGAATTTTTTACGAGATCAAAAAGGGTCCATCATATTAATCTCATCCATTTGGGGAGAAGTGGGTGCAGCAATGGAAGTTAGTTACTCTACAGCGAAAGCCGCTCAGCTTGGCTTTGTAAAATCGTTAGCGAAGGAGCTCGCCCCAAGTAACATTCGTGTGAACGCTGTTTCGCCAGGAGCGATTGATACAGAGATGCTAGCTATATACGATGAGGCTGATAAAGAGTCGATAAAAGAAGAGATCCCTTTAGGTCGACTTGGCCTCGCTCATGAAGTTGCTAATGTGGTTTCTTTTTTAGCGTCAGATAAAGCATCGTATATGACGGGACAGGTTGTAAGTGTCAACGGAGGATGGAATTAA
- a CDS encoding GntR family transcriptional regulator has translation MIKSDSRPLYLQVIDKIKEDIENGHYETGQRLPSEFQLSKQLGVSRATLREALRMLEDESVVIRRHGVGTFINTRPLFTSGIEELFSVTDMITRGKRTPGTNFLSSSIVPATEDDTRRFQDETGDLLAIERVRTADGEPVVYCLDKIPHNMLPDYVSHENQSIFTHLEKAGITISYAMTQIEPIGYHETISEILNCEPETALLVLKQMHYDDLERPVLYSINYFRADKFKFHVLRKRVF, from the coding sequence ATGATAAAATCTGATTCACGTCCACTTTATTTACAAGTGATTGATAAAATAAAGGAAGATATCGAAAACGGGCACTATGAAACGGGTCAACGTCTTCCGTCTGAATTTCAGCTATCGAAGCAGTTAGGAGTTTCTCGAGCTACACTTAGAGAGGCGCTTCGTATGCTAGAGGATGAGAGTGTTGTCATTCGCCGTCATGGAGTTGGAACATTTATTAACACACGACCTCTTTTCACCTCTGGGATTGAAGAATTATTTAGCGTAACAGACATGATTACTCGAGGAAAGCGTACACCTGGTACAAACTTTTTATCCTCTTCTATCGTCCCGGCAACGGAAGATGATACGAGGCGATTTCAAGATGAGACGGGAGATTTACTTGCAATAGAGCGAGTTCGAACAGCAGATGGAGAACCAGTCGTTTACTGTTTAGATAAAATTCCTCACAATATGTTACCTGATTACGTGAGTCATGAGAACCAATCTATCTTTACACATCTTGAGAAGGCTGGTATCACGATATCTTATGCCATGACGCAAATTGAGCCGATAGGCTATCATGAAACAATCTCAGAAATTTTAAACTGTGAGCCAGAGACGGCATTACTCGTGCTTAAACAAATGCACTACGACGACCTTGAGCGTCCAGTTTTATACTCCATTAATTATTTTAGAGCAGATAAATTCAAATTCCACGTATTACGTAAGCGTGTCTTTTAA
- a CDS encoding FtsK/SpoIIIE family DNA translocase — protein MAKKTKKKRSTWKHHLKFELLGLFLLLVSLLTFAQLGFVGESVVWFFRFFLGSWHILLTGAVFLLALYIMIKRKYPTIWGRRYFSIYIFVFALTLISHVQLFRSLETTLTLGDQSVIRQTFSLYFSQLQGTTQITELGGGMIGAVGFAVTYFLFSSVGTIIFAIGLMIAAVMIFSGISFTDVVKKGGALPLPMLRKLGESSKERFMTWKESRSQSKQEKASQAKKPITDDDVDDTDFTPTEEEPIIYDFTSQVDKMESKDEPKKLPPAEEIIDVEEEETDGKVTITKEADSEATKATGSLVIQEAENASYTLPPMTLLMNPKKSSQAKEHSLLSKNARKLEKTLESFGVSAKVTKVHLGPSVTKYEVYPSTGVKVSRIVNLSDDLALALAAKDIRMEAPIPGKSAIGIEVPNQEVSLVTLREVLDAPTMKQSTNPLSTALGRDISGDAVMADLNKMPHLLVAGATGSGKSVCINGIIVSILLRSKPHEVKLMMIDPKMVELNVYNGIPHLLSPVVTEPKKAAQALKKVVNEMERRYELFASTGTRNIEGYNSYIKRENESRAEDEQYKPLPYIVVIVDELADLMMVASSEVEDAITRLAQMARAAGIHLIIATQRPSVDVITGVIKANIPSRIAFGVSSSTDSRTILDGSGAEKLLGKGDMLFLPVGASKPTRIQGAFLSDSEVEKVVRHCIEQQKAQYATEMMPSDKPEQELSEVSDELYDDAVTLVTEMQTASVSMLQRRFRVGYARAARLIDEMEQRGVVGPYEGSKPREVLVAKEQEEV, from the coding sequence ATGGCAAAAAAAACGAAAAAAAAGCGCTCCACTTGGAAGCATCACCTCAAGTTTGAGCTATTAGGACTGTTCCTGCTACTAGTATCCTTATTGACATTTGCTCAGTTAGGCTTTGTAGGAGAAAGTGTCGTTTGGTTCTTTCGATTCTTTTTAGGGAGCTGGCATATTTTATTAACCGGTGCCGTGTTTTTATTGGCACTTTATATAATGATAAAAAGAAAATACCCAACTATTTGGGGAAGAAGATATTTTAGTATATACATATTTGTTTTTGCATTAACATTAATTAGCCATGTTCAACTATTCCGTTCGCTTGAAACGACGTTAACGCTCGGAGATCAGTCCGTTATAAGACAAACTTTCTCTCTTTACTTTTCACAGTTGCAAGGTACTACACAAATAACGGAGCTTGGTGGAGGCATGATTGGTGCAGTTGGATTTGCTGTTACCTACTTTTTATTTTCCTCTGTCGGGACGATTATCTTTGCGATCGGTCTTATGATCGCTGCAGTCATGATCTTCTCGGGCATTTCCTTTACGGATGTGGTGAAGAAAGGTGGAGCTCTTCCTCTTCCTATGCTTCGAAAACTTGGAGAATCAAGTAAAGAGCGATTTATGACATGGAAAGAATCGCGATCACAGTCTAAGCAAGAAAAAGCATCACAGGCAAAAAAACCAATTACTGATGACGATGTGGATGATACAGATTTTACTCCAACAGAGGAAGAGCCGATTATTTATGATTTCACAAGCCAAGTAGACAAAATGGAATCAAAGGATGAACCTAAAAAGCTTCCACCTGCAGAAGAAATTATTGATGTGGAGGAAGAAGAGACAGACGGAAAAGTTACGATCACGAAAGAAGCGGACAGTGAAGCAACAAAAGCAACTGGCTCACTAGTGATTCAAGAAGCGGAAAATGCTTCTTATACATTACCTCCGATGACACTCTTAATGAACCCAAAGAAATCTTCGCAAGCAAAAGAGCATTCCTTGCTTTCTAAAAACGCAAGAAAGCTTGAAAAGACGTTAGAAAGCTTTGGGGTAAGTGCAAAAGTAACAAAGGTACATTTAGGACCTTCTGTTACGAAATATGAAGTTTATCCATCAACAGGCGTTAAAGTAAGTCGGATTGTGAATTTGTCCGATGACCTAGCTTTAGCACTCGCTGCGAAGGATATCCGCATGGAAGCGCCAATTCCGGGTAAATCTGCGATTGGGATTGAGGTCCCAAACCAAGAGGTGTCGCTTGTGACGCTTCGTGAAGTGTTAGATGCACCAACGATGAAGCAGTCGACAAACCCCCTCTCCACAGCGCTAGGGCGCGATATTTCAGGAGATGCTGTTATGGCTGACCTCAATAAAATGCCTCACTTATTAGTCGCTGGAGCAACTGGTAGCGGTAAATCGGTTTGTATTAATGGCATTATTGTTAGTATTCTACTTAGAAGTAAACCTCACGAAGTAAAGCTTATGATGATTGATCCTAAAATGGTGGAGCTTAATGTGTACAATGGCATCCCCCACCTTCTTTCTCCTGTCGTAACGGAGCCGAAGAAAGCCGCTCAGGCGCTTAAAAAGGTAGTCAATGAAATGGAGCGACGCTATGAGCTATTTGCCTCTACTGGAACGAGGAATATTGAGGGGTATAATTCTTACATTAAACGCGAGAACGAATCGCGAGCGGAGGACGAGCAATATAAACCATTGCCATATATCGTGGTCATCGTGGATGAGCTCGCAGATTTAATGATGGTCGCATCATCTGAGGTCGAAGATGCTATCACTCGCTTAGCACAAATGGCAAGAGCCGCTGGGATTCATTTAATTATTGCAACGCAGCGACCGTCAGTAGATGTTATCACTGGCGTCATTAAAGCAAATATTCCTTCACGTATTGCTTTCGGCGTATCAAGTAGCACGGACTCACGAACGATTCTAGACGGCTCTGGTGCGGAGAAGCTATTAGGTAAAGGAGACATGCTCTTCTTACCTGTCGGTGCGTCTAAACCTACACGTATTCAAGGAGCTTTCTTATCCGATTCGGAGGTAGAAAAGGTGGTAAGGCATTGCATTGAGCAACAAAAAGCCCAGTATGCGACTGAGATGATGCCATCAGATAAACCAGAGCAAGAGCTAAGTGAAGTGTCAGATGAACTTTATGATGATGCCGTCACATTAGTCACGGAGATGCAAACGGCTTCCGTGTCGATGTTACAGCGTCGCTTTAGAGTCGGATATGCCAGGGCAGCTCGTTTAATTGATGAAATGGAGCAACGAGGAGTAGTAGGACCTTACGAGGGAAGTAAACCTCGAGAAGTGTTAGTTGCGAAGGAGCAAGAGGAAGTGTAA
- a CDS encoding DUF3243 domain-containing protein, whose amino-acid sequence MSVLDNWEQWKHFLSDRLNQGVKDGLNKETVSEIAYEVGEYLANEVEPKNEQERVLADMWEVASEEEQHAIANMMVKLVQK is encoded by the coding sequence ATGTCTGTGTTAGATAACTGGGAGCAGTGGAAGCACTTTTTAAGCGATCGCTTGAATCAAGGCGTGAAGGATGGTCTAAATAAAGAGACAGTATCTGAAATCGCTTATGAGGTAGGCGAATACTTAGCAAATGAAGTAGAGCCTAAGAATGAGCAGGAGCGAGTCCTTGCTGATATGTGGGAAGTTGCGTCAGAGGAAGAGCAACATGCCATTGCAAATATGATGGTTAAGCTCGTCCAGAAGTAA
- a CDS encoding ribonuclease J, translating to MSNQQTEKIRIFGLGGLGETGKNLYVVELDDEIIILDAGCMHPEDDMLGVDIVIPDTTYLTENKDKIKGIILSHGHEEHIAAVPYLLRDLQVPVYGSKFTLALVKDQCQEVKLKGQPKLVEVHADSRIKVGRAPVSFFRTNHSIPDPLGVVIHTSQGPIIYTGDFKFDQNPVDGLVTELGKLTEIGEKGVLALLSDSSNAEMPGHSPSESVISDGLKDAFHEAPGAIVVSVFATHIHRIEQVLQAAKNTDRKVAVVGKLIERAVTIALELGYLTDEDDLFIPKKEVKKMPKDSVVVLTEGSQGEPMSELVRMAKGSNPHFRIDGMDRVIISAMPTAGNEKLVSQMIDIISRTGARVVYGRTKKIHVSGHAGQEELKLMLNVVKPQYFIPVSGEYRMQHAHRQLALSVGVEPQNIFLLEKGDIVEFSKRKASQTNKIPSGHVLIDGLGVGDVGNIVLRDRRLLSKDGILVVVVTLNKKHDDILSGPDIISRGFVYVRESEALIKDAEELVRTSLTSAMSEKQTEWAQLKSQVRDQLSKFLYEKTKRRPMIMPIIMEA from the coding sequence TTGTCGAATCAACAAACGGAAAAAATCCGCATATTTGGATTGGGCGGATTAGGCGAAACAGGAAAGAATTTGTACGTAGTAGAGTTAGATGATGAAATTATTATTTTAGATGCAGGCTGTATGCACCCAGAGGATGACATGCTCGGCGTGGATATCGTTATCCCTGATACAACCTATTTAACAGAGAATAAAGATAAAATTAAGGGAATTATTCTCTCGCACGGACACGAAGAGCACATTGCAGCGGTACCTTATTTACTGCGCGATCTTCAGGTACCTGTGTATGGATCAAAGTTTACACTAGCGCTAGTAAAGGATCAGTGCCAAGAAGTGAAGCTTAAAGGGCAGCCGAAGCTTGTGGAAGTACATGCAGATTCTCGTATTAAAGTAGGACGAGCACCTGTAAGCTTCTTCCGAACAAATCACAGCATTCCAGATCCGCTCGGCGTTGTGATTCATACCTCACAGGGACCGATCATTTATACGGGAGATTTCAAGTTTGATCAAAATCCTGTAGATGGTTTAGTAACGGAGCTAGGTAAGCTTACTGAAATTGGCGAAAAAGGTGTATTAGCACTTCTTTCAGATAGTTCAAATGCAGAAATGCCAGGGCATTCACCATCAGAATCCGTCATCTCTGATGGTCTAAAGGATGCGTTCCATGAGGCTCCAGGTGCTATTGTAGTCTCCGTATTTGCGACTCATATTCACCGCATCGAACAAGTTCTTCAAGCGGCTAAAAATACAGACCGTAAAGTAGCGGTTGTAGGAAAGCTAATTGAACGAGCAGTTACCATTGCGTTAGAGTTAGGCTACTTAACAGATGAAGACGATCTTTTTATCCCAAAAAAGGAAGTTAAGAAAATGCCTAAAGATAGCGTAGTAGTTCTAACTGAAGGCAGCCAAGGCGAGCCGATGAGTGAGCTTGTGCGTATGGCAAAAGGTTCAAACCCTCACTTCCGTATCGACGGAATGGATCGTGTGATTATCTCTGCGATGCCTACTGCTGGGAATGAGAAGCTTGTGTCTCAAATGATTGATATCATTTCACGAACAGGTGCGAGAGTCGTATACGGTCGCACGAAAAAGATTCATGTATCAGGTCATGCTGGTCAAGAAGAGTTGAAGCTGATGTTAAACGTTGTGAAGCCTCAATACTTTATTCCGGTTAGCGGAGAGTATCGTATGCAGCATGCTCACAGACAGCTTGCGCTTTCAGTAGGTGTCGAGCCTCAAAATATCTTCCTTTTAGAAAAGGGAGATATCGTAGAATTCTCGAAGCGTAAAGCAAGTCAAACGAATAAAATTCCTTCTGGTCATGTCTTAATTGATGGACTTGGAGTAGGAGACGTCGGGAACATCGTGTTACGCGACCGCAGACTCCTTTCTAAAGATGGTATTTTAGTCGTTGTTGTCACGCTCAATAAAAAGCATGATGATATTTTGTCAGGTCCAGATATTATTTCGCGTGGCTTTGTCTATGTGCGAGAATCAGAAGCATTGATCAAAGATGCGGAAGAACTCGTACGTACATCGCTGACAAGCGCAATGAGCGAAAAACAAACTGAATGGGCACAGCTTAAGAGTCAGGTGCGCGACCAGCTTAGTAAGTTTCTTTATGAAAAAACAAAGCGTCGTCCAATGATCATGCCTATTATTATGGAAGCATAA
- a CDS encoding DUF3388 domain-containing protein, producing MVKEWYMEYQIHENRPGLLGEIASLLGMLKINILTINGVEHQRRGMLIRSQNDESILRLRYILETMDIITILKVREPKLRDRLAVRHGRYIERDEDEKKIFRFVRDELGLLVDFMAELFKKPGHRLIGIRGMPRVGKTESVVAASVCANKRWSFLSSTLLKQTVRSQLADDELSEDHIYIIDGIVSTMRASEKHLMLVSEMMRLEATKVVEHPDIFVRTTEYSLDDFDYIIELRNDENEEITYKAVEQNFSSFGF from the coding sequence ATGGTTAAAGAATGGTATATGGAGTATCAAATTCACGAGAATAGGCCCGGGCTTTTAGGTGAAATTGCCTCTTTACTTGGCATGCTGAAAATAAATATTTTGACGATCAATGGTGTCGAGCATCAGCGTCGTGGTATGCTAATTAGAAGCCAGAACGATGAATCCATTTTAAGGCTTCGCTATATTTTAGAAACGATGGATATTATTACGATCCTTAAAGTGAGAGAACCAAAGCTTCGAGACCGCTTAGCAGTAAGGCATGGTCGATATATTGAGCGCGATGAAGATGAAAAAAAGATATTTCGATTTGTTCGAGATGAGCTTGGACTACTAGTTGATTTTATGGCGGAGCTATTTAAGAAGCCAGGTCACAGATTGATTGGTATTCGCGGCATGCCGAGGGTTGGTAAAACGGAATCTGTCGTAGCTGCTAGCGTGTGTGCTAATAAACGTTGGTCCTTCTTATCCTCTACACTTTTAAAACAAACGGTGCGCAGTCAGCTTGCAGATGATGAGCTATCAGAGGATCACATCTATATTATTGATGGGATCGTATCAACGATGCGGGCTTCTGAGAAGCATTTAATGTTAGTCTCCGAAATGATGCGACTTGAGGCGACGAAAGTGGTAGAGCATCCAGATATTTTTGTTAGAACGACGGAGTATTCGTTAGATGATTTTGATTACATTATTGAGTTACGTAATGATGAGAATGAAGAGATTACATATAAAGCGGTTGAACAGAATTTTTCTTCATTCGGATTTTGA
- the yfmF gene encoding EF-P 5-aminopentanol modification-associated protein YfmF, translating into MEQMTSFHSGPIHTHVIPSTTFKTTTFVLQMRAPLEEETATERALLPQVLQRGTKHFPSRLHIQGALEELYGASFHADTVKKGESHVMTFRIEVANEAYLKDQTPLTERAFKLLSSILLHPDSADHAFKDDYVKEEIRNHKQKIEAIYDDKMRYANMRLTQEMCQDEPFAIQALGTLERLEKINGASLYKAYHQALLHDQLDLFVMGDIQKEEVDRLVTSFFTLPVRHDAHSIKAPSSKQIDSAKELIEEQEIKQAKLHIGFRTHTRYGDEDYFALQVFNGIFGGFSHSKLFINVREKASLAYYAASRVESQKGLLIVLAGIDSSKFDEATTIIHKQMEDMRSGSFTEDDLAQTKSVLRNQILETIDVPRGRIELEYQHLIGGGKGSLDDILQGLEQVTMEDVIKVAAKIQLDTTYFLKGKEVS; encoded by the coding sequence ATGGAACAAATGACATCATTTCACTCAGGACCGATTCATACACACGTTATTCCTTCTACGACATTTAAAACGACTACGTTTGTTTTACAAATGAGAGCGCCATTAGAGGAGGAGACGGCGACGGAACGCGCACTGCTTCCTCAGGTGTTACAAAGAGGAACGAAGCACTTCCCTTCAAGGTTACACATTCAAGGAGCACTTGAGGAGCTTTACGGAGCATCCTTTCATGCGGATACCGTTAAAAAAGGCGAAAGTCATGTCATGACCTTTCGAATAGAAGTAGCTAATGAAGCATACTTAAAGGATCAAACACCTTTAACGGAGCGTGCATTTAAGCTACTATCGTCTATACTTTTACATCCGGATAGTGCGGATCATGCGTTTAAAGATGATTATGTGAAGGAAGAAATTCGCAATCACAAGCAAAAGATTGAAGCCATTTATGACGATAAAATGCGTTATGCAAATATGCGATTAACGCAAGAAATGTGTCAGGATGAGCCGTTTGCTATACAAGCTCTTGGTACGCTCGAGAGACTTGAGAAAATTAATGGTGCATCGCTTTATAAAGCGTATCATCAAGCACTATTGCACGATCAACTAGATCTATTTGTGATGGGTGATATTCAAAAAGAAGAAGTGGATAGACTTGTGACGTCCTTCTTTACGCTACCAGTTCGCCATGACGCACATTCGATTAAAGCCCCTTCATCTAAACAAATTGACTCTGCTAAGGAATTAATTGAAGAGCAGGAGATTAAACAGGCGAAGCTTCACATTGGCTTTAGAACGCACACGAGATACGGCGACGAGGATTATTTTGCTCTACAAGTATTCAATGGAATTTTTGGCGGGTTTTCTCATTCTAAGCTATTTATTAATGTGCGAGAAAAAGCGTCTTTAGCTTATTACGCAGCTTCGCGAGTGGAGAGTCAAAAGGGCTTACTTATCGTATTAGCAGGAATTGATTCTTCGAAATTTGATGAAGCAACAACAATTATCCATAAGCAAATGGAGGATATGAGAAGTGGTTCATTCACAGAAGACGACCTTGCACAGACGAAGTCTGTATTAAGAAATCAAATTTTAGAGACCATCGACGTGCCACGTGGGCGTATTGAACTGGAGTACCAACACCTTATTGGTGGTGGAAAAGGTTCATTAGACGATATTCTTCAAGGATTAGAGCAAGTAACGATGGAAGACGTAATAAAAGTTGCCGCAAAAATACAGCTTGATACAACGTATTTCTTGAAAGGCAAGGAGGTATCTTAA
- the yfmH gene encoding EF-P 5-aminopentanol modification-associated protein YfmH, with translation MEKLVYEQLNETLYAETMSNGLRVFILPKAGFNKTYATFTTKYGSIDHHFTPIGETEAIKVPDGIAHFLEHKMFEDEEGDVFQTFSKQGASANAFTSFTRTAYLFSSTSHVEKNMDTLLDFVQHPYFTEESVEKEKGIIEQEIRMYEDNPDWQNFFGLLKMMYHTHPVATDIAGTVESIQDITHDMLYTCYHTFYHPNNMTLFVVGNVEPDAMMELIRQNQARKTFEKPTPIPRFKEEEPTGVKERELTIPMPVKLSKLLIGIKDKEQSLSGSDLMQREIAMQLLLELMFGQSSENYQTLYQEGLIDDTFGADYTAEEGFSFTAIGGDTDQPEVLSKRVLELIEAFKEKELDEESVERLKKKKIGHFLRALNSPEYIANSFTRYQFNDMDLFNVIPELEALTMDQLKEVVGQFDTDNQTSICIIKAKEDDGSGE, from the coding sequence ATGGAGAAACTAGTATATGAACAGTTAAATGAAACACTCTATGCAGAGACAATGTCTAACGGTCTTCGCGTATTTATTCTACCTAAGGCAGGCTTTAATAAAACGTATGCAACGTTTACGACAAAATATGGATCGATCGATCATCACTTTACACCAATCGGAGAGACAGAGGCGATAAAGGTCCCTGATGGGATTGCGCACTTTTTAGAGCACAAAATGTTTGAAGACGAAGAAGGAGACGTCTTCCAGACTTTTAGTAAGCAAGGGGCATCTGCTAATGCGTTCACTAGCTTTACTCGCACAGCCTACCTCTTTTCTTCTACTTCTCATGTCGAAAAGAATATGGATACGCTTCTTGATTTTGTGCAGCACCCATACTTTACAGAGGAGTCTGTCGAAAAGGAGAAAGGGATTATTGAGCAGGAAATTCGCATGTACGAAGATAATCCAGACTGGCAGAACTTTTTTGGGCTTCTTAAAATGATGTACCATACTCACCCTGTAGCTACTGATATTGCAGGTACGGTAGAGTCGATTCAAGATATTACGCATGACATGCTTTATACGTGTTACCATACGTTTTATCATCCAAATAATATGACATTATTTGTTGTTGGGAATGTAGAACCTGATGCGATGATGGAGCTAATTCGTCAAAACCAAGCTAGAAAAACATTTGAAAAGCCAACACCAATTCCTCGCTTCAAAGAAGAGGAGCCAACTGGTGTTAAAGAGCGTGAGTTAACGATTCCAATGCCAGTGAAGCTTTCTAAATTACTAATAGGTATTAAGGATAAAGAGCAATCGTTATCAGGTAGTGATCTCATGCAACGAGAAATCGCGATGCAACTTTTACTTGAACTTATGTTTGGGCAAAGCTCCGAAAATTACCAAACGCTTTATCAAGAAGGGCTTATTGATGACACGTTTGGCGCTGACTATACAGCAGAAGAAGGCTTCTCCTTTACAGCAATTGGGGGAGATACCGATCAACCAGAGGTGCTTTCCAAACGTGTATTAGAGTTGATCGAGGCTTTTAAAGAGAAAGAGCTAGACGAAGAAAGCGTAGAGAGACTAAAGAAAAAGAAAATAGGTCATTTCTTGCGAGCATTAAATTCACCAGAGTATATCGCAAATTCGTTTACTCGCTACCAGTTTAATGATATGGACTTATTTAATGTGATTCCAGAGCTTGAGGCACTAACGATGGACCAGTTAAAAGAGGTTGTAGGGCAGTTTGATACAGACAACCAAACATCTATTTGTATAATTAAAGCAAAGGAAGACGATGGAAGTGGAGAATAA
- a CDS encoding helix-turn-helix domain-containing protein encodes MSELGIRLKTAREEKGYSHEELQRITKIQKRYLVAIEEGDYSKMPGDFYARAFVKSYAEAVGLSPEMVFNEHADELPKPKKQESAELPPRTRAKPKQVRKKSSFQTLLPSIVVVLFILAVGLILYISFLDNDDQVASNADVATNNGQVEVDGEAVNNEPEETNANSTTTGNDEPANEEPDAGEVNNVNNNEEEPLEETEQELAFSSQDGIRSTYSLSNAEELNITMTFSGGSWLQILDSNDDVVHEQTHDSGDEISFDFSGEEAITFNMGNVTTATIFVNEEELSYESDAIRQYVIIENEQ; translated from the coding sequence TTGTCAGAGCTAGGCATTCGATTAAAAACAGCGAGAGAAGAAAAGGGCTACTCACATGAGGAGCTACAGCGCATTACCAAGATTCAAAAACGTTACTTAGTAGCCATTGAAGAAGGCGATTATTCTAAAATGCCGGGAGATTTTTATGCTAGGGCATTCGTAAAAAGCTACGCAGAAGCAGTAGGCCTCAGCCCAGAAATGGTGTTTAATGAGCATGCTGATGAGCTTCCTAAGCCTAAAAAGCAGGAATCAGCGGAGCTTCCACCTAGAACACGTGCGAAGCCAAAGCAAGTCAGAAAAAAATCATCCTTCCAAACGTTATTACCGTCTATTGTAGTTGTATTATTTATTTTAGCGGTTGGACTCATTCTGTATATATCCTTTCTTGATAATGACGATCAAGTGGCAAGTAATGCAGATGTGGCTACCAATAATGGCCAAGTAGAGGTTGACGGAGAAGCGGTTAATAATGAGCCAGAAGAAACAAATGCGAATTCGACTACAACCGGGAACGATGAACCAGCTAATGAAGAACCTGATGCTGGCGAAGTAAATAACGTGAATAATAACGAAGAAGAGCCACTAGAAGAGACAGAGCAAGAGCTAGCGTTCTCTTCTCAAGACGGGATTCGCTCTACGTATTCCTTGTCTAATGCTGAAGAACTAAATATTACGATGACATTTAGTGGCGGAAGCTGGCTACAAATTTTAGATTCCAACGATGACGTTGTGCACGAACAAACTCATGACAGTGGAGATGAAATTAGCTTCGATTTCTCTGGTGAAGAAGCTATTACGTTCAACATGGGGAATGTGACAACCGCAACTATTTTTGTCAATGAGGAAGAGCTCTCGTATGAATCAGACGCTATTCGTCAGTATGTAATTATCGAAAATGAGCAATAA